A genomic stretch from Suncus etruscus isolate mSunEtr1 chromosome 17, mSunEtr1.pri.cur, whole genome shotgun sequence includes:
- the BMS1 gene encoding ribosome biogenesis protein BMS1 homolog, with amino-acid sequence METKDQKKHRKKNSGPKAEKKKKRHLQDLQLGDEEDARKRNPKAFAVQSAVRMARSFHRTQDLKTKKHHIPVVDRTPLEPPPIVVVVMGPPKVGKSTLIRCLIRNFTRQKLTEIRGPVTIVSGKKRRLTIIECDCDINMMIDLAKVADLVLMLIDASFGFEMETFEFLNICQVHGFPKIMGVLTHLDSFKYNKQLKKTKKRLKHRFWTEVYPGAKLFYLSGMVHGEYQNQEIHNLGRFITVMKFRPLTWQTSHPYILADRMEDLTNPEDIRTNNKCDRKVSLYGYLRGAHLKNKSQIHVPGVGDFAVSDVSFLPDPCALPEQQKKRCLNEKEKLVYAPLSGVGGVLYDKDAVYVDLGGSHGFQESDEVRPTHELVQNLISTHSTIDAKMASSRVTLFSDSKPLGSEDIDNQGLLMPKEEQHVDLKTGRVRRKAVFGDEDEESGESENEDEEMSEGDRLENDSSDDETEEEEDVEMPDKNCVTRNRVKRLKLEEMEEDTEVDLPAFADSDDDLERGTEEGEAEEADENSEEDSCVESKLLREGDKPGQLQTSRLRDSLNPEKSLTVQKATQAVSDSGHCTAEEAFASEEESEESSSPSAEEEDSENEEADEEKFTKPSRVIGDQKLGSEDETSDVEDLLKEEDDYKEEKNYSIETSGSLKWKEDLSRKAAEAFLRQQQTTPNLRKLIYGTVTEENEEDDDNGEELGGLFRVSQPARECKHKADSLDCSRFQVEAPHDWDLEEVMNSIRDCFVTGKWEEDKDAAKVLADDEELYGDFEDLETGDVHKGKPDSASQEDTEEEVQEEIDPNEEEDAKKKHLDKKRKLKELFDAEYDEGESTYFDDLKGEMHKQAQLNRAEFEDQDDDARVQYEGFRPGMYVRIEIENVPCEFVLNFDPHYPIILGGLGNSEGNVGYVQMRLKKHRWYKKILKSRDPIILSVGWRRFQTIPLYYIEDHNGRQRLLKYTPQHMHCGATFWGPITPQGTGFLAIQSVSGTVPDFRIAATGVVLDLDKSIKIVKKLKLTGFPFKIFKNTSFIKGMFNSALEVAKFEGAVIRTVSGIRGQIKKALRAPEGAFRASFEDKLLMSDIVFMRTWYPVSIPAFYNPVTSLLKPVGEKDTWSGMRTTGQLRLAQGIKLKANKDSLYKPILRQKKHFNSLHIPKALQKALPFKSKPKSQAKTGKTPKDRIRPAVIREPHERKILALLDALSTVHGQKMKKAKEQRHQHNKEHFKMKQKEEEEKLKRQKDLRKKLFRIQGQKEKRNQKSSLKGMAEQPK; translated from the exons gACTCAGGACTTGAAGACAAAAAAGCATCACATTCCAGTGGTGGATCGAACTCCTCTAGAGCCTCCACCcatagtggtggtggtgatggggccTCCAAAAGTTGGAAAGAGCACTTTGATCCGGTGCCTCATTCGGAACTTCACCAGGCAGAAGCTGACAGAGATCAGAGGTCCCGTAACCATCGTGTCAG GTAAAAAACGTCGACTCACCATTATTGAATGTGATTGTGATATTAATATGATGATTGATCTGGCGAAAGTAGCAGATTTG GTTTTGATGCTCATAGATGCCAGCTTTGGATTCGAAATGGAAACATTTGAGTTTCTAAACATCTGCCAAGTACATGGCTTTCCTAAAATTATGGGTGTCCTCACGCATCTGGATTCCTTCAAATACAACAAACAGCTAAAGAAGACCAAGAAGCGATTAAAACACAGGTTTTGGACAGAAGTCTACCCA GGTGCCAAACTGTTCTACCTCTCTGGAATGGTACATGGAGAATATCAAAACCAAGAAATTCACAACCTGGGACGTTTTATTACAGTTATGAAGTTTAGACCTCTTACATGGCAAACCTCGCATCCTTATATCCTGGCAGACAG GATGGAAGATTTGACAAACCCAGAAGATATTCGAACAAATAACAAGTGTGACCGAAAGGTGTCTCTTTATGGTTATTTAAGAGGAGCTCACTTGAAGAATAAAAGCCAAATTCACGTGCCAG GGGTAGGGGATTTTGCTGTGAGTGACGTTAGTTTCCTCCCTGACCCCTGTGCACTTCCTGAACAACAAAAGAAGCGCTGTTTGAATGAGAAGGAGAAGTTGGTTTATGCCCCTCTTTCTGGAGTTGGTGGTGTGCTTTATGACAAAGATGCTGTCTATGTCGACCTTGGTGGCAGCCACGGCTTCCAGGAATCG GATGAGGTGAGGCCCACGCATGAACTGGTCCAGAATCTTATTTCTACTCATTCCACCATTGATGCCAAAATGGCTTCAAGTAGAGTGACACTTTTTTCTGATTCCAAACCCTTGGGGTCCGAGGATATAGATAATCAAGG GTTATTGATGCCAAAAGAGGAACAGCATGTGGATCTGAAAACCGGACGAGTTCGTCGGAAAGCTGTTTTTGGCGATGAAGATGAGGAGTCTGGAGAGAGCGAGAATGAAGATGAAGAAATGTCTGAAGGCGACAGATTGGAAAATGACTCTAGTGATGATGAgacagaagaggaggaagatgtcGAAATGCCTGATAAAAACTGTGTGACCAGAAATCGTGTCAAACGGCTGAAGCTTGAAGAGATGGAAGAAGACACTGAGGTGGATTTGCCCGCATTTGCTGATAGTGATGATGACCTGGAGAGGGGCACAGAGGAAGGAGAAGCAGAGGAAGCTGATGAAAACAGTGAAGAGGATTCCTGTGTAGAATCTAAGCTTCTTCGAGAAGGTGATAAGCCAGGACAGCTACAGACTAGTCGCTTGAGGGACAGTCTGAATCCAGAGAAGTCTTTAACAGTGCAAAAAGCAACCCAGGCCGTTTCAGATTCAGGTCATTGTACAGCTGAAGAGGCATTTGCTTCTGAAGAGGAATCTGAAGAAAGTTCTTCTCCCAGTGCGGAGGAAGAGGATTCAGAAAATGAAGAAGCTGATGAGGAAAAGTTTACGAAGCCTTCTCGAGTAATCGGTGATCAGAAACTGGGGTCAGAGGATGAGACCAGTGATGTAGAAGATTTACTCAAAGAGGAAGATGATtacaaggaagaaaagaactatTCTATAGAAACTTCAG GATCCCTCAAGTGGAAGGAAGATCTTTCCAGGAAGGCAGCTGAGGCCTTTCTGAGGCAACAGCAGACAACACCAAACCTTCGAAAGCTCATTTATGGGACAG TGACAGAGGAAAATGAAGAAGATGATGACAATGGGGAAGAGCTTGGAGGGTTGTTCCGGGTCAGCCAGCCTGCCAGAGAGTGTAAGCACAAGGCTGATTCTTTGGACTGCTCCAGATTTCAGGTGGAAGCCCCCCATGATTGGGATTTAGAGGAG GTTATGAACAGTATCAGAGATTGCTTTGTGACTGGAAAGTGGGAAGAGGATAAAGATGCAGCCAAAGTCTTAGCAGACGATG AGGAGCTCTATGGTGACTTTGAAGACTTGGAAACGGGGGATGTGCACAAGGGAAAACCAGACTCAGCTTCTCAG GAAGATACAGAGGAAGAAGTCCAAGAAGAAATCGACCCCAATGAAGAAGAAGATGCCAAGAAAAAACATTTGGATAAGAAGAGAAAATTGAAGGAGTTGTTTGATGCTGAATATGATGAGGGCGAGAGTACATATTTTGATGATCTTAAAGGAGAAATGCATAAGCAAGCACAG CTTAATCGAGCAGAATTTGAAGATCAAGATGATGATGCTAGAGTCCAGTATGAGGGTTTTCGACCTGGGATGTATGTTCGAATTGAGATAGAAAACGTCCCTTGTGAATTCGTGCTTAACTTTGACCCACATTACCCAATTATTTTGGGTGGTTTGGGCAATAGTGAAGGCAACGTTGGCTATGTGCAG ATGCGTCTGAAGAAGCATCGTTGGTATAAAAAAATCCTAAAGTCTCGAGATCCAATCATTCTTTCTGTAGGGTGGAGGAGATTTCAAACCATCCCGCTGTATTATATCGAAGACCACAATGGAAGACAGAGGCTCCTGAAATACACGCCACAGCACATGCACTGTGGAGCAACATTTTGGG GTCCCATCACTCCTCAAGGAACTGGATTCTTGGCCATACAGTCTgtcagtggcacagtg CCAGATTTCCGGATAGCTGCCACAGGAGTTGTCCTTGATCTGGATAAATCcataaaaattgtgaaaaaattaaaactcactggttttccatttaaaattttcaagaatACATCATTCATTAAG GGAATGTTTAATTCTGCCTTGGAAGTAGCAAAATTTGAAGGTGCTGTGATTCGAACTGTCAGTGGAATAAGAGGACAGATCAAGAAAGCCCTCCGGGCTCCAGAAGGAGCATTCCGGGCTAGCTTTGAGGATAAGTTACTGATGAGTG ATATCGTCTTCATGAGAACTTGGTATCCTGTTTCCATCCCAGCATTCTATAATCCAGTAACATCTTTGTTGAAACCAGTTGGTGAAAAAGATACTTGGTCAGGAATGCGGACAACTGGTCAACTACGACTTGCCCAGGGTATCAAACTAAAGGCCAACAAGGATTCTCTATATAAG CCCATCTTGAGACAAAAGAAGCATTTCAATTCTCTGCATATTCCAAAAGCCTTGCAGAAGGCCTTGCCATTTAAGAGCAAGCCTAAGTCTCAGGCAAAGACAGGCAAGACGCCGAAGGACAGGATAAGACCGGCTGTCATACGGGAGCCTCATGAAAGAAAG ATCCTTGCACTGCTGGATGCTCTGAGTACAGTGCACGGTCAGAAGATGAAGAAAGCCAAGGAGCAGAGGCATCAGCACAATAAAGAACACTTCAAAATGaagcagaaagaggaagaagaaaaactgaaacgACAGAAGGATCTCAGGAAGAAGCTGTTCCGAATCCAAggtcagaaagaaaagagaaatcagaAGTCTAGCCTAAAGGGCATGGCAGAGCAACCAAAGTGA